A genomic stretch from Chitinophaga lutea includes:
- a CDS encoding Gfo/Idh/MocA family oxidoreductase produces MSDKKINVAIVGLGFGAEFIPIYQHYPNARLVAICQRNEKRLNEVGDAFGIAKRYTDYDALLQDPEIDAVHINTPIPDHGIQSIKALKAGKHVACTVPMATTIEECEEIVRLTKEKGLTYMMMETVVYAREFLFMKELHEKGELGKLQFLKASHQQDMDGWPNYWPGLPPMYYATHCVGPVLGLMRGEAEYVSCLGSGTIREDLQQHYNSPYAVETTHIKLRNSDLCAHVYRSLFDVARQYRESFEVYGSKKSVEWPLIEGQPLVVHTAKKPEPEIPQETECPDYAHLLPEPIQRFTRQGVYDADDHQHLSFTQGAGHGGSHPHLVHAFIDALVKGTQPYPNAAQSANITCVGILAHESAKQGGAILPLPLFTFQS; encoded by the coding sequence ATGAGCGATAAAAAAATCAACGTGGCGATCGTGGGCCTGGGGTTTGGCGCTGAATTCATCCCCATCTACCAGCATTACCCCAACGCCCGGCTGGTGGCCATCTGCCAGCGGAATGAAAAACGGCTGAACGAAGTGGGGGATGCTTTCGGTATCGCGAAAAGATACACGGATTACGACGCCCTGCTGCAGGATCCGGAAATCGATGCCGTGCACATCAACACTCCCATCCCCGATCACGGCATACAGTCGATCAAAGCCCTGAAAGCCGGCAAACACGTGGCCTGCACGGTTCCCATGGCTACCACCATTGAAGAATGTGAAGAGATCGTACGCCTCACCAAAGAAAAAGGCCTCACATATATGATGATGGAAACGGTGGTGTATGCCCGCGAGTTCCTCTTCATGAAAGAACTGCACGAAAAGGGAGAACTGGGCAAACTGCAGTTCCTGAAAGCGAGCCACCAGCAGGATATGGACGGCTGGCCGAATTACTGGCCGGGCCTGCCGCCGATGTATTATGCCACCCATTGTGTGGGGCCGGTACTTGGACTGATGCGCGGCGAGGCGGAATATGTCAGCTGCCTCGGCTCGGGCACCATCCGGGAAGATTTGCAACAGCATTATAATTCTCCGTACGCGGTGGAAACCACCCATATCAAACTCCGGAATTCAGACCTCTGTGCGCATGTGTACCGCTCCCTGTTCGATGTAGCCAGGCAGTACCGCGAGAGTTTTGAAGTGTATGGTTCCAAAAAGTCCGTGGAATGGCCCCTGATCGAAGGGCAGCCGCTGGTAGTACATACCGCTAAAAAGCCGGAGCCGGAAATACCGCAGGAAACGGAATGCCCGGACTATGCGCACCTGCTACCTGAACCCATTCAGCGTTTCACCCGGCAGGGCGTATACGACGCGGACGATCATCAGCACCTTTCATTTACCCAGGGCGCCGGGCACGGCGGTTCGCATCCGCACCTGGTACATGCGTTCATCGACGCACTGGTGAAAGGAACGCAGCCGTACCCGAATGCGGCGCAGTCCGCCAACATCACCTGCGTGGGCATTCTGGCGCATGAGTCTGCCAAACAGGGTGGTGCCATTCTGCCGTTACCTTTGTTTACTTTTCAATCATAA
- a CDS encoding sugar phosphate isomerase/epimerase family protein — MQQQISLGVSTWLWTSPFTTATIALFPKIKAMGYDVVEIPAEYPEQIDGAEVARALDANGLKAVVCGAFGPTRDLTHTDPAVNENCFTYIRDCFALCNAVGAGFLAGPMYSAVGKTRMLPPEERKREWDLAVKNLQRVCADAQAHGVSIALEPLNRFESDLVNTAADVHRLVTDINHAAAGILLDGFHMALEERSLSAAIELAGPKLLHVQVAENYRGVPGTGQTPWQDFKKGLDTIGYRGVVSIESFTPDIKELAGAVCIWRSFAETQDAFAEEGYRFLHQLLRYER, encoded by the coding sequence ATGCAGCAACAGATCAGCCTGGGCGTAAGCACCTGGTTATGGACGTCACCTTTTACGACTGCCACCATCGCGCTTTTTCCGAAAATAAAAGCGATGGGATACGATGTGGTGGAAATCCCCGCCGAATACCCCGAGCAGATCGACGGCGCTGAAGTGGCCCGCGCACTGGACGCCAATGGCCTGAAAGCCGTGGTTTGCGGAGCGTTTGGGCCCACCCGCGACCTTACGCATACAGACCCGGCCGTGAATGAAAACTGCTTCACCTACATCCGGGACTGTTTTGCACTCTGCAACGCAGTAGGAGCAGGGTTCCTCGCCGGCCCCATGTATTCCGCCGTAGGTAAAACGCGGATGCTGCCGCCGGAAGAGCGGAAAAGAGAATGGGATCTGGCGGTGAAAAATCTGCAGCGCGTTTGCGCAGACGCACAGGCGCACGGCGTGTCCATCGCCCTGGAGCCGCTCAACCGTTTTGAGTCCGATCTCGTGAACACGGCTGCGGATGTGCACCGCCTGGTTACAGACATCAATCACGCCGCCGCAGGCATCCTGCTCGATGGCTTCCACATGGCGCTGGAGGAACGCAGCCTCTCCGCCGCCATAGAACTGGCCGGCCCCAAACTGTTGCATGTACAGGTGGCGGAAAACTACCGGGGCGTGCCGGGCACCGGCCAAACGCCCTGGCAGGATTTCAAAAAAGGCCTCGATACCATCGGCTACAGGGGCGTAGTGAGCATAGAAAGTTTTACACCCGATATAAAGGAACTGGCCGGCGCTGTCTGCATCTGGCGGTCGTTTGCGGAAACGCAGGATGCATTCGCTGAGGAAGGATACCGTTTTTTACATCAATTGTTAAGATATGAGCGATAA